The Pseudomonas sp. SCA2728.1_7 DNA segment CCATTCCTTTGTATTGGTGGAACTCGTATGACCAGGCTTTCCCATCAAGATTTGCGCCGTAACTTCCGTCAACTGCTGGCTTCCAACACCTGCTATCACACGGCGTCGGTGTTCGATCCGATGTCCGCGCGCATTGCCGCTGACCTGGGTTTTGAAGTGGGGATCCTCGGCGGTTCCGTGGCCTCGTTGCAGGTGCTCGGTGCCCCGGACTTTGCCCTGATCACCCTCAGCGAGTTCGCCGAACAGGCCACCCGCATCGGCCGCGTCGCCCAATTGCCGGTGATCGCCGACGCCGACCACGGCTACGGCAACGCCCTCAACGTGATGCGCACCATCGTTGAACTGGAACGCGCCGGCGTCGCCGCCCTGACCATCGAAGACACCTTGCTGCCAGCACAATTCGGCCGCAAATCCACCGACCTGATCACCGTTGCCGAAGGCGTCGGCAAGATCCGCGCGGCGCTGGAAGCCCGGGTTGATACGGAAATGGCGATCATCGCCCGTACCAACGCCGGCATCCTGCCGAATCAGGAAATCATCAGCCGCACTCGCCAGTATCAGGCGGCCGGGGCTGACGGTATCTGCATGGTCGGAATTCAGGATTTCGATCAGCTCGAACAAATCGCCGAACACCTGACCGTACCGCTGATGCTGGTGACCTACGGCAACCCTGCACTGCGCGACGACAAGCGTCTGGCCGAACTCGGTGTGCGCGTGACCATTGATGGCCATGGCGCTTACTTTGCCGCGATCAAAGCGACGTATGACAGCTTGCGTGAACAGCGGCAGATCTTTACCCAAGCGTCCGATCTGAGCGCGACCGAGTTGACGCACACCTATACACAACCGGAGGAATACATTCTCTGGGCCAAGGAATACATGAGCGTCAAGGAGTGATGGGTTGGCCGGGCTGACGCCATCGCGAGCAGGCTCACTCCTACAATTGATCAGTGTTGAACACAAATGCTGTGTGCACTGAAGATCCAATGTAGGAGTGAGCCTGCTCGCGATAGCAACAGCCGCTACACCGCTAAACCGGCGTCTTGTAAGCCTCCTCCCGCTGCACCGCCCGCGCCTGAATCACATTCAGAATCGCACAGCCCTCGCGCATCAACAGATGCATCGCGCTGGTCACCCGCGTCAGATCACAATCTGAAATGCCCTTGAGGTTGAGACTGGCAAAGGTGTCAGCCAGATCGCGCACAACCACAAACCGGTGCATCGCACAGGCGGCCATGTCGCTGAGTTCTGAGTGGGTGTTGAGGAAGAGCACCGGGGATTCGGCGTCGTAGGTGTCGATGGGGAGGAAACGGGGCATTACTTGGTCGGTCATAGAGTTCACTCCAGAAAGGTCAGGTTCTGTATTCGACCGGCCAAGATCGTCGCAGAGTTTTCTGCGAGCCGAGACTATAAGAGCAGCGCTCAACGGCTGCAACGAGAGCTTCTGTCGGAATTTTCGGTATTTTTTGTACGGCGTCCGCGCCTTCCACTTTTCCCACAAAAGCCCCTCACCCTAGCCCTCTCCCAGAGGGAGAGGGAACTGATTGGGGGATGCTCGGGAGCTACGCCCACCTGTGGCACCGCGCTGAATCCGATTTTGAATTCAAAGTTAATCTTTCAGGTCGCCGTGTTAATCACAAACAACACGGTCAGTCCTCCCCCTCGGGATAGGAAACTGATTGGGGGATGCTCGGGAGCTACGCCGACCTGTGGCACCGCGCTGAATCCGATTTTGAATTCAAAGTTAATCTTTCAGGTCGCCGTGTTAATCACAAACAACACGGTCAGTCCTCCCCCTCGGGAGAGGAAACTGATTGGGGGATGCTCGGGATCTACGCCGACGTGAGAGATCGCGTTGAATGCAAATTTGAATTCAACTTGATCTGCCGGTTGCCACATGGACCACAAACAACGCGGTCAGTCCCCTCTCCCTCTGGGAGAGGGTTAGGGTGAGGGCAAATGCACCTGACACCCCACCCGCATCAGTCACGCCACAAACCCACTCACTTGCCTTTGGCCAACTCCATAATCATCCGCGACAACAGATAAATCCGCGGCGCCACGCTCGCCACTTCGGCGTATTCCTCTGGCGTGTGAATATTGCCGCCAACAATCCCGAAACCATCCAGCGTCGGCGTGCCAACCCCGGCGGACAAACTCGCATCCGCCGCGCCGCCACTGCCCTCCTCGGTCAACTTGCGGCCAATCTCGCCGTAAATCCCCTGGGCCATGGCCATCAGACGGTCCGACTCCGGCGTCTGCGGCATCGGTGGCAAGCCGCGCTGCAACGAAGTCTTCACTTCAGTTTCAGCAATCAGCTTGTCCTGCGACACCCGCGCCAGATCCTTCTCGATCCGGTCGAACTCCTCCGGCACTGCCGCGCGCACGTCAGCCTTGGCCGTGGCTTGATCGGGAATCACGTTGGTGCGGTCGCCGGCCTTGAGCACGGTGAAGTTGATGGTGGTTTTCTTCGCCTCATCGCCGAGTTTGCCCAGTTGCAGAATCTGGTGCGCGGCCTCCATCGCGGCGTTGCGCCCCAGTTCCGGCGCGACACCGGCGTGCGCGGCTTTGCCCTTGACCTCGACCAGCGCCGTCGCGCTGCCCTTGCGCCACACCACCAAGCCATCAGCCGGGCGCCCCGGCTCAAGGTTGAGGGTCACGTCGTGCTGTTTGGCGGTTTTCTTGATCAGGTCGGTGGCGACGTCCGAGCCGGTTTCTTCACTGGCGTCGAGCAGGAAGGTGATTTGCGCGTAGTCCTTGAAGTCGAGGTTTTTCAGGACTTTCAGCGCATAGATCCCGGCGACGATGCCGCCCTTGTCATCCATCACCCCCGGCCCGTAAGCACGGCCGTCCTTGATGTGGAACGGCCGCTCGGCCGCCGAACCTTCCTTGAACACCGTGTCCATGTGCGCCATCAGCAGGATTTTTGCCTTGCCAGTGCCTTTCAGCGTCGCCAGTACATGGTTGGATTTTTCCGGCGTGTTCGGTACCAGTTCGATGGTGGCGCCGAGTTTTTTCAGTTCATCGATAGCGATGTCGCTGACTTGCTTGAGGCCCGGTTCATAGCCGGAACCAGAGTCGATGTTGACCAGCCGCTCCAGCAATTTCAGCGCTTCTGGCTGGTACTGCTCGGCATCAGCGAGTACTTGTTTGTGCGGCTCGGCAAACGCGTGGGCAGCGGAGAAAGCGAGAGACAAGCCGAGGCTGACGGCCAGCAGGGAGCGAGAAAATGAGAACGTCATGAAGCGATCCTTGTTTCGCGTCGGGGGGATTTAACCGTACCCGACATCGGCGCGAGGCTCTACACCGAATGCGACACTGATCTAACCGACAACACACAAACCCTGTGGGAGCGAGCCTGCTCGCGAAGGCGTCGTGTCAGGCGATATCAATATTGACTGACCCAGCGCTTTCGCGAGCAGGCTCGCTCCCACAAGGGATTTGTGGTGATGCGGATCAAACCGAATCCAGCAATGTCCGGCGGGGCTTGCCATCGCAATTGCAGATGACCCGGTTACGCCCGCTCGCCTTGGCCTCGTACAGCGCCTGATCGGCATCATTGAGCCAGCGCGTCGCGTCGGCATGCGCCGGATCGTAAGCCGCGAGGCCAATACTCAAACTGACCTTCAACGCCGGATTCTGCTCATAACCCAGAATCGCAAAGCGCTCGCGCAACGCTTCCATGGCTTGCGCGGCGTTGAACAGCGGCAGATCCGGCAAAATCACGCAGAACTCATCACCGCCATAACGCCCGGCAACGTCTGTCGCCCGCAGGTTTTGCTTGAGCAACTTGCTCAACTGCCGCAATACGATG contains these protein-coding regions:
- a CDS encoding oxaloacetate decarboxylase encodes the protein MTRLSHQDLRRNFRQLLASNTCYHTASVFDPMSARIAADLGFEVGILGGSVASLQVLGAPDFALITLSEFAEQATRIGRVAQLPVIADADHGYGNALNVMRTIVELERAGVAALTIEDTLLPAQFGRKSTDLITVAEGVGKIRAALEARVDTEMAIIARTNAGILPNQEIISRTRQYQAAGADGICMVGIQDFDQLEQIAEHLTVPLMLVTYGNPALRDDKRLAELGVRVTIDGHGAYFAAIKATYDSLREQRQIFTQASDLSATELTHTYTQPEEYILWAKEYMSVKE
- a CDS encoding M20/M25/M40 family metallo-hydrolase, whose translation is MTFSFSRSLLAVSLGLSLAFSAAHAFAEPHKQVLADAEQYQPEALKLLERLVNIDSGSGYEPGLKQVSDIAIDELKKLGATIELVPNTPEKSNHVLATLKGTGKAKILLMAHMDTVFKEGSAAERPFHIKDGRAYGPGVMDDKGGIVAGIYALKVLKNLDFKDYAQITFLLDASEETGSDVATDLIKKTAKQHDVTLNLEPGRPADGLVVWRKGSATALVEVKGKAAHAGVAPELGRNAAMEAAHQILQLGKLGDEAKKTTINFTVLKAGDRTNVIPDQATAKADVRAAVPEEFDRIEKDLARVSQDKLIAETEVKTSLQRGLPPMPQTPESDRLMAMAQGIYGEIGRKLTEEGSGGAADASLSAGVGTPTLDGFGIVGGNIHTPEEYAEVASVAPRIYLLSRMIMELAKGK